One Rhizoctonia solani chromosome 3, complete sequence genomic region harbors:
- a CDS encoding transglutaminase-like protein encodes MTQRIHADELHLRLFDRWCERHEPGYVQNSNEMLQRRKDAPEPALAEVSIHTRTRPPPSPSLTSNPNSNPNISNPNPNPNSETPIAVVMLSTTYYKQELAKITAARRRHRTPPELAQLEQEDKTEREWLAKSDQRAREGETEREAEAAAEPARESGTQEWKEARGEAGPGSR; translated from the coding sequence ATGACCCAACGCATACACGCAGATGAGCTACATCTTCGCCTTTTCGATCGATGGTGCGAGCGACATGAGCCAGGATACGTCCAAAACTCGAACGAGATGCTCCAGCGACGAAAGGACGCCCCAGAACCAGCCCTGGCCGAGGTAAGCATACACACAAGAACCCGCCCCCCTCCTTCCCCCTCCCTCACTTCGAATCCGAATTCGAATCCCAACATCTCAAATCCCAATCCCAATCCCAATTCCGAAACGCCGATCGCCGTAGTTATGCTAAGCACGACTTACTATAAACAGGAGCTCGCCAAGATCACCGCAGCTCGACGACGACACCGGACACCACCCGAGCTGGCGCAGTTGGAACAAGAAGACAAGACCGAGCGTGAATGGCTCGCGAAATCAGACCAACGTGCCCGGGAGGGCGAGACCGAGAGGGAAGCCGAAGCCGCGGCCGAACCAGCACGCGAGAGCGGGACGCAAGAGTGGAAAGAGGCGCGGGGAGAAGCCGGGCCCGGATCCCGCTGA
- a CDS encoding transglutaminase-like protein, protein MDAESAHALSLRLLPGLLVFAQRKRWAAPRPITPRELVQFQILVAAMVITATPGAQPIASAASRDNIPRREPNIFSTLRNLDKQMDIYENRDLLDLAREQIPMERIRAEATALQQSDSPLACEQDALAQVLVHWFKHEYFKWADPIKCPRCAGPTSASGMVPPTPYERSGGAGRVELHVCRGENGACDGSFRFPRYNDLKYLMRTRIGRCGEWANLYTLFLRAVGLRARYGSGPIASFHYTKQF, encoded by the exons ATGGATGCGGAGTCAGCCCATGCTCTTTCGCTGCGTCTCTTGCCTGGACTCTTGGTCTTTGCCCAACGGAAGCGATGGGCAGCTCCTAGACCCATCACGCCGCGAGAACTAGTCCAATTTCAGATCTTAGTAGCCGCGATGGTTATCACTGCTACGCCCGGCGCTCAGCCGATCGCGAGTGCGGCCTCTAGAGACAACATCCCCCGCCGGGAACCAAACATCTTCTCAACCCTAAGGAACCTGGATAAACAGATGGACATCTATGAAAACAGGGACCTCCTG GACCTGGCACGAGAACAAATTCCGATGGAACGCATACGAGCCGAGGCGACTGCGCTCCAACAGTCTGATAGCCCCTTGGCCTGTGAACAAGACGCGTTGGCGCAAGTTCTAGTCCACTGGTTCAAACATGAATACTTCAAATGGGCCGATCCCATCAAATGTCCCCGATGTGCTGGCCCAACTAGCGCTTCGGGTATGGTCCCGCCTACACCGTACGAACGTTCGGGCGGGGCGGGCCGAGTCGAATTGCATGTATGTCGGGGCGAAAATGGCGCGTGCGACGGAAGCTTTCGGTTCCCCCGATACAA CGATCTCAAGTATCTGATGAGAACGCGTATCGGAAGATGTGGGGAATGGGCGAATTTGTACACGTTATTCCTAAGGGCGGTTGGACTCCGCGCACGTTACGGTTCGGGTCCTATTGCTTCTTTTCATTATACCAAACAATTCTGA
- a CDS encoding pre-mRNA-splicing factor 18 — MDFLKAEIAAKRKSGDDASSRPQKYMRKGDIERLKREQKEAEEEAKRKAIQEEQERKERVEKAAARNAKSKSNSPFPDTGTPTEGGTSEAFNISNEEAIRRLRQKGQPIRLFAETDRERRLRLRALELIEERGERGTSQNVFKKALEEMEGTLDKEEIERRAGHTDKGKADDPSESSKRGDTPKAAAAEENTIIDLALIKTNPDKLYPLIYYALKRVLKEWEQSMAERPDQIKRSTQGKLAAATQVQSAEYLKPLFKQLRSKTVAEDVLGKLAEIIHYMQKREYQKANDAYLRLSIGNAAWPIGVTMVGIHERSAREKISSDQVAHVLNDEVSRKYIQSVKRLLTFAQSKYPPSDMSQLMG, encoded by the exons ATGGATTTTCTCAAGGCTGAAATTGCTGCCAAACGCAAATCAGGAGATGATGCTAGTTCTAGGCCTCAAAAATACATGCGAAAAGGGGACATTGAAAGACTGAAGCGCGAGCAAAAGGAGGCAGAGGAGGAGGCCAAACGCAAGGCAATCCAGGAAGAGCAGGAACGCAAGGAGC GCGTAGAGAAGGCTGCAGCGCGAAATGCCAAATCCAAGTCCAACTCGCCATTCCCAGATACTGGTACACCCACAGAGGGTGGTACCAGCGAGGCCTTCAACATCTCTAATGAGGAGGCAATTCGCCGTCTCCGGCAAAAAGGCCAGCCCATCCGCCTTTTCGCAGAGACCGATCGAGAGCGTAGGCTGCGTTTGCGTGCGTTAGAATTGATCGAGGAGCGTGGTGAGCGTGGAACCAGTCAAAACGTGTTCAAGAAGGCCTTGGAGGAGATGGAGGGCACGTTGGACAAAGAGGAGATCGAACGTCGTGCAGGGCATACGGACAAAGGAAAGGCCGATGATCCCAGCGAATCCTCCAAGCGGGGAGATACACCAAAGGCCGCGGCAGCAGAGGAGAACACGATCATTGATTTGGCTTTGATCAAGACCAACCCAGACAAACTCTATCCATTGATCTACTATGCACTCAAGCGAGTACTGAAAGAGTGGGAGCAATCCATGGCTGAGCGGCCAG ACCAGATCAAGCGCTCGACGCAAGGGAAACTTGCTGCGGCTACACAGGTTCAGTCTGCCGAGTACCTCAAGCCCCTGTTCAAACAACTCCGGTCTAAG ACGGTGGCAGAAGACGTACTAGGGAAACTTGCTGAGATTATTCATTACATGCAAAAACGGGAGTACCAAAAAGCGAATGACGCATACCTCCGGCTGAGCATTGGGAATGCTGCGTGGCCTATCGgcgttaccatggttgg TATCCATGAACGTTCAGCGCGCGAAAAGATTTCGTCGGATCAGGTTGCCCATGTCCTGAACGACGAAGTTTCACGAAAATACATTCAGAGTGTAAAGAG GTTATTAACATTTGCGCAGTCCAAATATCCGCCTTCGGACATGTCGCAACTCATGGGTTGA
- a CDS encoding cytochrome C oxidase subunit 6B yields MSDAADLKTANSYAFPLRKYVLQTAGFDARFPNTNQSKHCYQNYLDYYKCINAKGEDFAPCKQFYRAFHSLCPNDWISRFDEQRENGTFPNTLEP; encoded by the exons ATGTCTGACGCTGCGGATCTCAAGAC AGCAAACTCGTATGCTTTCCCCCTTAGGAAATACGTCCTCCAAACCGCCGGCTTTGACG CCCGTTTCCCCAACACCAATCAGTCCAAGCACTG CTACCAAAATTACCTCGACTACTACAAGTGCATCAACGCCAAGGGTGAGGACTTTGCTCCATGCAAGCAGTTCTACCGTGCGTTCCATTCGCTTTGTCCCA ACGATTGG ATTTCTCGCTTCGATGAGCAAAGGGAGAATGGTACTTTCCCCAACACTCTCGAGCCTTGA
- a CDS encoding import inner membrane translocase subunit TIM10 gives MSDFFKTNLGGGPAPDQATRKQQIMDGLRNEMALANAQELINKINEKCFAKCVTKPSTSLGSSEETCLSRCMDRYMEAFNVVSQSYVARLSRERSSAPGLDQI, from the exons ATGTCGGACTTTTTCAAGACTAATCTCGGTGGAGGTCCCGCGCCAG ACCAGGCTACAAGGAAACAGCAAATTATGGATGGCTTGAGGAACGAGATGGCACTGGCAAACGCCCAAGAACTTATCAAT AAAATCAACGAGAAATGCTTTGCCAAATGCGTCACCAAGCCATCCACATCGCTGGGTAGCTCCGAGGAGACTTGTCTATCCCGCTGTATGGACAGGTACATGGAGGCCT TCAACGTGGTCTCCCAGTCCTATGTTGCGAGACTTTCTCGTGAACGTTCGAGTGCGCCTGGACTGGATCAAATATAA